The following proteins are encoded in a genomic region of Lytechinus variegatus isolate NC3 chromosome 7, Lvar_3.0, whole genome shotgun sequence:
- the LOC121418432 gene encoding glycine-rich RNA-binding protein 1-like isoform X7: MAKKLFVGNVPQGVTNDDLRELFQTVGKVVECDVLKNYGFVHMSTIEEALEAVNKLGGHRLYGNTIRVQHSTSTERKEPGSRGGGRGGGGRGGGGGRGGRGGRGGGGRGGGRDGGGRGGGGFRGGRGGGRDHPGDYKDREYGDYGSRRPPPPDPYYDRYYEDYYRRPPPYPYHDYSRDPYSRDPYRPRSRSPPPGRRPLTPPRDYYDYPPADRYGESRSHYPPPRARYSPPRQTSAF; encoded by the exons ATGGCGAAGAAGCTGTTTGTGGGTAATGTGCCACAAGGAGTTACAAACGACGACCTGAGAGAGCTTTTCCAAACAGTAGGAAAAGTAGTAGAATGTGATGTTCTCAAGAATTATGGATTTGTG CACATGTCGACTATAGAGGAGGCTTTGGAAGCAGTTAACAAACTTGGTGGTCATAGATTGTATGGTAATACAATCAGGGTACAACACTCTACCTCAACTGAACGAAAAGAGCC GGGAAGCAGAGGTGGCGGCCGAGGAGGTGGCGGCCGTGGAGGCGGCGGCGGAAGAGGAGGTCGAGGTGGACGGGGAGGTGGTGGTCGAGGTGGTGGCCGTGATGGAGGCGGTCGAGGAGGAGGAGGTTTCAGAGGTGGTCGAGGAGGAGGTCGAGACCATCCTGGAGACTACAAAGACAGGGAATACGGAGATTATGGTTCTCGTAGACCGCCACCACCTGACCCGTACTACGATCGCTACTACGAGGACTACTACAG GCGTCCACCTCCATACCCTTACCATGACTACTCCCGTGACCCGTACTCCCGCGATCCTTACAGACCAAGGAGCAGGAGCCCGCCACCAGGAAGGCGACCCTTGACCCCACCAAG GGACTACTATGACTACCCTCCAGCTGATAGATATGGGGAGTCCAGGAGTCA
- the LOC121418432 gene encoding glycine-rich RNA-binding protein 1-like isoform X6 yields MAKKLFVGNVPQGVTNDDLRELFQTVGKVVECDVLKNYGFVHMATETECQEAVTQLDKTDFLGNVIQVQMSTSTVHKTTGVGNNGECFSCGKMGHFSRDCRENGRGSRGGGRGGGGRGGGGGRGGRGGRGGGGRGGGRDGGGRGGGGFRGGRGGGRDHPGDYKDREYGDYGSRRPPPPDPYYDRYYEDYYRRPPPYPYHDYSRDPYSRDPYRPRSRSPPPGRRPLTPPRDYYDYPPADRYGESRSHYPPPRARYSPPRQTSAF; encoded by the exons ATGGCGAAGAAGCTGTTTGTGGGTAATGTGCCACAAGGAGTTACAAACGACGACCTGAGAGAGCTTTTCCAAACAGTAGGAAAAGTAGTAGAATGTGATGTTCTCAAGAATTATGGATTTGTG CACATGGCAACAGAAACAGAATGCCAAGAGGCGGTCACTCAGCTAGACAAGACTGATTTCCTGGGGAACGTTATCCAGGTTCAAATGTCCACATCCACCGTGCACAAAACGACTGGTGTGGGCAACAATGGAGAATGCTTCTCGTGCGGTAAAATGGGGCACTTCTCTCGCGACTGCCGTGAAAACGGGAG GGGAAGCAGAGGTGGCGGCCGAGGAGGTGGCGGCCGTGGAGGCGGCGGCGGAAGAGGAGGTCGAGGTGGACGGGGAGGTGGTGGTCGAGGTGGTGGCCGTGATGGAGGCGGTCGAGGAGGAGGAGGTTTCAGAGGTGGTCGAGGAGGAGGTCGAGACCATCCTGGAGACTACAAAGACAGGGAATACGGAGATTATGGTTCTCGTAGACCGCCACCACCTGACCCGTACTACGATCGCTACTACGAGGACTACTACAG GCGTCCACCTCCATACCCTTACCATGACTACTCCCGTGACCCGTACTCCCGCGATCCTTACAGACCAAGGAGCAGGAGCCCGCCACCAGGAAGGCGACCCTTGACCCCACCAAG GGACTACTATGACTACCCTCCAGCTGATAGATATGGGGAGTCCAGGAGTCA
- the LOC121418432 gene encoding glycine-rich RNA-binding, abscisic acid-inducible protein-like isoform X5 has translation MAKKLFVGNVPQGVTNDDLRELFQTVGKVVECDVLKNYGFVHMATETECQEAVTQLDKTDFLGNVIQVQMSTSTVHKTTGVGNNGECFSCGKMGHFSRDCRENGRGSRGGGRGGGGRGGGGGRGGRGGRGGGGRGGGRDGGGRGGGGFRGGRGGGRDHPGDYKDREYGDYGSRRPPPPDPYYDRYYEDYYRRPPPYPYHDYSRDPYSRDPYRPRSRSPPPGRRPLTPPRYRRRDSPPPPPRDYYDYPPADRYGESRSHYPPPRARYSPPRQTSAF, from the exons ATGGCGAAGAAGCTGTTTGTGGGTAATGTGCCACAAGGAGTTACAAACGACGACCTGAGAGAGCTTTTCCAAACAGTAGGAAAAGTAGTAGAATGTGATGTTCTCAAGAATTATGGATTTGTG CACATGGCAACAGAAACAGAATGCCAAGAGGCGGTCACTCAGCTAGACAAGACTGATTTCCTGGGGAACGTTATCCAGGTTCAAATGTCCACATCCACCGTGCACAAAACGACTGGTGTGGGCAACAATGGAGAATGCTTCTCGTGCGGTAAAATGGGGCACTTCTCTCGCGACTGCCGTGAAAACGGGAG GGGAAGCAGAGGTGGCGGCCGAGGAGGTGGCGGCCGTGGAGGCGGCGGCGGAAGAGGAGGTCGAGGTGGACGGGGAGGTGGTGGTCGAGGTGGTGGCCGTGATGGAGGCGGTCGAGGAGGAGGAGGTTTCAGAGGTGGTCGAGGAGGAGGTCGAGACCATCCTGGAGACTACAAAGACAGGGAATACGGAGATTATGGTTCTCGTAGACCGCCACCACCTGACCCGTACTACGATCGCTACTACGAGGACTACTACAG GCGTCCACCTCCATACCCTTACCATGACTACTCCCGTGACCCGTACTCCCGCGATCCTTACAGACCAAGGAGCAGGAGCCCGCCACCAGGAAGGCGACCCTTGACCCCACCAAGGTACAGGAGACGTGATTCTCCACCTCCACCTCCTAG GGACTACTATGACTACCCTCCAGCTGATAGATATGGGGAGTCCAGGAGTCA